One part of the Gossypium raimondii isolate GPD5lz chromosome 1, ASM2569854v1, whole genome shotgun sequence genome encodes these proteins:
- the LOC128042406 gene encoding uncharacterized mitochondrial protein AtMg00810-like → MESSPIGCQISISEWFSQGRDLHRATEGFEVVGHEDKVYKLRKALYGAQTAPRADDLLMTGSKVELINEFKVQMQQVFEMTDLGIMTYFLGMEVHQSDRGIFISQHSFALKILDKFCMHNCKAVSTPVAQGEKLTSSSDKQRVDERHYQSLVGCLLYLTATRPDIMFGVSLLSRFMHCCNEAHLKAAKRVLRYIKGTASFGVMFESGNQLKLEGYSDSDWAGSLDDMKIHSLQREAINRAIWLKKLLHDLNETQDEATEIWVDNQSAVAIAKNPVFHVQGGVLKVDAMQHGAEASRYRAQLILLGAHEWFWTK, encoded by the exons ATGGAGAGTTCACCAATTGGATGTCAAATCAGCATTTCTGAATGGTTTTCTCAAGGAAGAGATCTTCATCGAGCAACTGAAGGTTTTGAAGTTGTTGGACATGAAGACAAAGTGTACAAGTTGAGAAAGGCCCTCTATGGTGCTCAAACAGCACCAAGGGCTG ATGATTTGCTTATGACAGGGAGCAAAGTTGAGCTCATTAATGAGTTCAAGGTCCAAATGCAGCAAGTGTTTGAGATGACAGATTTGGGGATCATGACTTACTTCCTTGGCATGGAAGTGCACCAGTCTGATCGAGGTATCTTCATCAGCCAACACTCATTTGCTTTGAAGATCCTAGAcaaattttgcatgcataacTGTAAAGCAGTCAGCACACCAGTGGCTCAAGGAGAAAAGCTGACTAGCAGTAGTGATAAGCAGAGGGTTGATGAGAGACACTATCAAAGCCTAGTTGGTTGTCTGTTGTATCTAACAGCAACCAGGCCAGACATCATGTTTGGTGTCAGCCTGTTATCAAGATTCATGCATTGTTGCAATGAAGCACATTTGAAAGCAGCAAAGAGGGTCCTTAGATACATCAAGGGCACTGCTAGTTTTGGTGTAATGTTTGAAAGTGGGAACCAACTGAAACTAGAAGGCTACTCTGACAGTGACTGGGCAGGATCCCTTGATGACATGAAGA TACATTCTTTGCAGCGGGAAGCGATTAATCGAGCCATTTGGCTAAAGAAGCTGCTTCATGACCTTAATGAAACTCAAGATGAAGCAACTGAAATTTGGGTGGATAATCAGTCTGCAGTTGCAATAGCCAAGAACCCAGTGTTCCATG tccaaggaggagtgttgaaagtggatgcaatgcaacatggaGCCGAAGCATCTCGCTATCGAGCTCAACTCATTTTGCTTGGTGCGCACGAATGGTTTTGGACCAAATGA
- the LOC128041249 gene encoding uncharacterized protein LOC128041249, which produces MPCNQLRLFSLAFECKGKEISEFITYVVKESSEIEVFFKIWGIHSKLKKCGVRMVYKQDLEEMDQTGDEQQIRPASSNFSDASSNNGSTGNNISSPIERKWLNDKASLQWTKPFFCRDCQAYIGNDRLLTQF; this is translated from the exons ATGCCTTGTAACCAGCTGCGCTTGttttccttggcatttgaaTGTAAAGGAAAAGAGATTTCTGAATTCATCACATATGTGGTGAAGGAAAGTTCTGAAATTGAGGTTTTCTTCAAAATCTGGGGTATCCATTCCAAGCTGAAGAAATGTGGGGTTCGGATGGTGTACAAACAAGATTTGGAAGAGATGGACCAAACCGGAGATGAGCAGCAAATCAGACCAGCTTCTTCAAATTTTAGTGATGCCAGTTCAAACAATGGATCAACCGGGAATAATATCAGTTCCCCCATAGAGAGAAAATG GTTGAATGACAAAGCAAGTCTTCAGTGGACCAAACCTTTTTTTTGTCGCGACTGTCAAGCATATATCGGAAACGACCGATTACTCACTCAGTTCTAA
- the LOC105779182 gene encoding E3 ubiquitin-protein ligase RMA3 yields MAMEPNFFEQESHFESDGDISLKNKWNPIPEPTKDLEKDSSCFDCSICFESAQEPVVTLCGHLYCWPCIYKWLNVQTSSLDTDPRQKNCPVCKASISSGSLVPLYGHGTSSHSQPKNPQSDLNIPQRPPPSTSNMTAPSSHLNQQLHENFFHSQSQAFHNQQYFPPYGGYATLASSDLSGIPMTNFFHPMIGTLGEMVYARIFGSSNTSMFAYPNQASYPLIRNNNLRMRRQEIQVDKSLSRVSMFLFCCIILCLLLF; encoded by the coding sequence ATGGCTATGGAACCAAACTTCTTTGAACAAGAATCACATTTCGAGTCTGATGGAGATATTTCACTCAAGAACAAATGGAATCCAATACCAGAACCAACAAAAGACCTAGAAAAAGATTCCAGCTGTTTCGATTGCAGCATTTGCTTCGAGTCAGCACAAGAGCCAGTAGTCACCCTCTGTGGTCACTTGTATTGCTGGCCTTGCATTTACAAGTGGCTTAATGTCCAAACTTCTTCCCTCGATACAGACCCGCGACAGAAGAACTGCCCCGTGTGCAAGGCAAGCATCTCTTCCGGTTCATTGGTTCCCCTCTACGGTCACGGCACATCTTCACATTCTCAACCCAAGAATCCACAGTCAGATCTGAACATTCCCCAAAGACCACCTCCTTCTACATCGAACATGACCGCCCCTTCTTCGCATCTAAATCAACAGCTTCACGAAAACTTTTTCCATTCTCAGTCTCAAGCATTTCATAACCAGCAATACTTCCCACCTTATGGAGGATATGCAACCTTGGCATCATCCGACCTTAGTGGAATACCGATGACGAATTTCTTCCATCCGATGATCGGAACTTTGGGAGAAATGGTGTATGCTAGAATATTTGGGAGCTCAAACACAAGTATGTTTGCTTACCCTAACCAAGCGTCTTACCCATTAATCAGGAATAACAATCTTAGGATGAGAAGGCAGGAAATTCAGGTTGACAAATCTCTTAGTAGAGTATCCATGTTTCTTTTCTGTTGCATCATTCTTTGTCTTCTCTTGTTTTGA